In Salarias fasciatus chromosome 2, fSalaFa1.1, whole genome shotgun sequence, one genomic interval encodes:
- the smyd5 gene encoding protein-lysine N-trimethyltransferase SMYD5 — MAAPLDDMFSLCVDAGKVAGSVEVRFIDNVKGKGLFAKRSIKKGETIFVERPLVAAQFLWNFLYKYKACDFCLRALETAEENARRLSGIPGLSLPHPELCRVRPELHQACPQCQVMYCSSECRQAAADQYHRALCLGPSQEDPDHPINKLKDAWRSMHYPPETSSIMLMARMVAVVKQAKDKAHWQKLFSHFCSRTANEEEEIAHKLLGEQFRGQLALLHSLFTAALYDDHLSRWFVPEGFRSLFALVGTNGQGIGTSSLSQWVHACDALELPAHQREHLDSFIDQLYKDIEKETGDFLNCEGSGLFLLQSSCNHSCIPNAEASFPDNNFLLHLGALSDIAPGEEICISYLDCCQRDRSRHSRHKILRENYLFVCSCPKCASQTDELDVTSEEEEEEEGEAEGETEGDELEDEMTDV; from the exons GTCTCTTCGCCAAAAGGAGCATCAAGAAAGGAGAAACTATTTTTGTTGAGCGACCTCTCGTCGCTGCCCAGTTCTTGTGGAATTTTTTGTATAAATATAAAG CCTGTGATTTCTGCCTACGAGCTCTGGAGACCGCAGAGGAGAATGCGAGGAGGCTTAGTGGCATCCCCGGCCTGAGCCTCCCTCATCCTGAGCTCTGCCGGGTTCGACCCGAGCTGCACCAGGCCTGCCCTCAGTGTCAG gtgatGTACTGCAGCAGCGAGTGTCGGCAAGCGGCAGCGGATCAGTACCACAGGGCTCTGTGTTTGGGACCCTCTCAGGAAGATCCAGATCACCCCATCAACAAGCTCAAAGACGCCTGGAG GAGCATGCATTATCCTCCGGAGACCTCCAGCATCATGCTCATGGCTCGGATGGTGGCTGTGGTCAAACAG gCCAAAGATAAAGCGCACTGGCAGAAGCTCTTCTCTCACTTCTGCAGCCGCACTGccaacgaggaggaggagatcgcCCATAAGCTCCTGGGAGAGCAGTTCAGA GGGCAGTTGGCGTTGTTACACAGCCTTTTCACAGCAGCACTTTATGACGACCATCTCAGTCGG TGGTTTGTTCCTGAAGGTTTCCGCTCCCTCTTCGCTCTGGTTGGGACCAACGGTCAAGGCATCGGCACCAG CTCTCTGAGTCAGTGGGTTCACGCCTGCGATGCACTGGAGCTTCCCGCCCACCAGAGGGAGCATTTGGACTCCTTTATCGACCAGCTGTACAAGGACATAGAAAAAG AGACGGGAGACTTCCTCAACTGTGAGGGATCCGGACTCTTCCTGCTCCAGAGCTCCT GTAACCACAGCTGTATACCCAACGCAGAGGCTTCATTCCCCGACAACAATTTCCTGCTTCACCTCGGCGCCCTCAGCGACATCGCCCCGGGAGAG GAGATCTGCATCAGTTATCTGGACTGCTGTCAGCGGGACCGGAGCCGACACAGCAGACACAAAATCCTGAG GGAGAACTACCTGTTCGTGTGCTCCTGTCCAAAGTGTGCCTCCCAGACGGACGAGCTGGATGTGAcatctgaggaggaagaggaagaagaaggcgAAGCAGAAGGTGAAACGGAGGGGGACGAGCTGGAGGATGAGATGACAGATGTCTGA